GACAATCATTCCCACGGTGCCCCTCACCCCATCAACAGTGAGATCTTCTGGGAGACCAAACGCCCGTTCATGGAGAAGTACGGGGTGGAGTTCGAAGGCTTCGGGAAACCGGCGCCGGCCGATCCTCAGGAGCTTCAGGCGCAGGAGAGGACCAACATCGAGAGGGTGATGGGGGTTCTGCGCCGCGATCAGGAGCTCGTCGACTACATCGCGGAGACCCTGGCGAGCCTGGGCGACAGCGTTCCTGAGGAGATCGGCACCTACCGCCTCGGCGACCGCTCCCCTTGGTCGGACGAGCGTCTCTACGACTACCGCAACTATCCCCCACAGCTGTATTTGCCCCCCGGCAAGGAGGCGGCCAACCGCAATGCCCTGGCCAGGTGGGCAGCGTGGGTCAATTATTTCGGATTCAAGGAATACGGCCGTCCCCTCTTTATCGCGGCCTCGGCAGACCTGGCCGAGTCCACCAACATCGCCGGCTTCGCTAAGGCCTGGGAAGACTTCCCTGGGTTTGGCTGGTACGATCGTGACTCCAATACCTTCGGCGCCCTGCTGCCGCAGGAGATCACGGAATTCGCCAACGCCGGGATCTGCGTTGGAATGGCCACGGTGAATTTTGCCCGCGACCCATACCGCGAGTTCAACGGGTTTTACACCGCCTGTTCTACCTATGGCTCCTTCGCCTATCTCAAGTACGGGCCCATGCGCCTTTTCAGCCAGCTCGCGCAGGACTGCGAGCTCAAGGTTGGCAAAGTGATCTGGGTGGCGGGGCATTCGGGACCCGAGACAGCGGACGATTCCCGCACCCATTTCGGGATTTTCTCACCCGGCGTGGGCCAGTTGTTCCCGAAGGGCAAGGTGGTCAACGTCCACCCATGGGAGCACAATGAGGTGCCTGTGGTCCTGGCGGCGGCGCTGCGGCTGGACGCGCCGATCATAGTGCTTCACCTCACTCGTCCTCCCATCCGGATCCCGGATCGGGAGGCTCTGGGCATACCCTCCCATTTCGAAGCGGCGCGCGGGGCGTACCTCATTCGCGACTACCGGCCTGGCCTGCCCCGAATGGGTACGGTGATCGTGCAGGGAACGAGCACCACAAACAATCTTCTCCAGATCCTGCCGGAACTGGATCGCAGGGGGATCAACGTCAAGATCGTGGCGGCCATCAGCTACGAGCTGTTTATGGCTCAGCCCGAGGAGTACCGGCGACGCATCCTCCCGGAGGAGGACTGGCTGGACTCCATGGTGATCACCAACGGCGCCCTGCGCCTGATGCACGACTGGTTGAGCTCCAAGGTAGCCGAACAGTATTCTTTGTCTTCCGATTGGGACAATCGCTGGCGCACGGGGGGTACGGTGGAGGAGCTGTGCGAGGAGGCCCACATCTCGCCGCGCTGGATTCTGGCCGGGATCGAGAAGTTCGCGCGGGAGAGGGAGAAACGACTTGGGTACCTGCACACGCTTCTCGATCGCCTGCGCTAAATGCGCTTGAGACACCGCGCCCGCTCTCGCGGGCGGTGGTGCTCCGGTCTCCAGCCCAGACGCCCGGGGGGCTTGGTGGCTGCGCGGGCGCCGTTGCGACAAGACGGATCGGGGCGGCTGCGGCGTTCCTAGGGCGTTCGACTCAAAGCGGCGTTGGGAGCCGAGGGCTTTGGTTCTCCCCTCCCGGGGTAGGCCGAAGGGCGCGCGCCGGGCCGGTAGCGAGGGCGGGTCCTTGGTCAGAGGGATAGGGAAGTGACCAATGGTGGCGTCTGGTCCTCCGATGGGCGCCGAAAGTAGGTTCAAAGGGCGAAGGTCGAGCCGTCGCCTCGGGACGGGAAGCCGGCGGGGCGCTTCGCAGAGGGCGGAACGAGGGGACCGGGCCCAGAGCCGGCTTCGAGGCCCCGGGTACCTATCGCAGGTCGAACGCCACCTTGAGGATCTCCGCGTCCGTGTGCCAGCGCACTTCCCGCACCGAGGACGGGTCTTCGTTCGTGCGCTGCGCCACACTGACGATGCGATCGAACCTGCTCTCGAACAGGTCGAGCAGGTGGGGATCGAACTGACTTCCCTTCCCCTCGCGCATCAGTTCCAGAGCTTGCTCAAACGATAGGGCTTCCTTGTAGGGTCTCTCCGTGGTCAGGGCATCGAACACGTCGGCGATGGCGCAGATCCGGCCCCAGACGGGGATCTGATCTCCTGCCAGCCCACGTGGGTATCCTTTGCCATCCCAGCGTTCGTGATGGGTGAGGGCCACGATGGCGCTCACCTGAAGAAGTCGGGAGGGGGAGCCGGAGAGCAGCTTGGCGCCGATCACGGTGTGCTGGCGCATGGTCTCCATCTCCTGCGGGGTAAGTCGGCCCGGCTTCTGCAGAATGGAGTCGGGGATGCCGATCTTTCCCACGTCGTGCATGGGCGCGGCGTGACGGATGATCTCCACGTCTCCAGGCGACAATCCGGCGGCCGCGGCGAGGATGGTGCTGTACAAGCTCACCCGGCGGAGGTGCTCGGAGGTCTGGCTGTCCTTGTACTCAGCGGCGAGGGCGAGGCGATGGAGCGTGTCCACGTAGGCCTGATAGGTGCGACGATTTGCCCTGGCCATCTCTTCCAGCGCCTTCCGCAGGGCCGCCGTCCGCTTTGCCACCGTCTCCTGCAGCTGGCGCTCGTGCTCTCTCAGCGCGTCGTAGGCTTGCTTCAGCTTCAAGAGCGATTCGGTACGTACCTTGAGTTCCGTGGTATCGATGGGCTTAGTCAGAAAGTCATTGGCTCCCGCCTCCACTGCTTTCAGACGGTCCTCCCGACTCCCCAGCGCGGTGATCATCATGATCGGGATGTCGCGCGTCTCCGCGTTGTTGCGGACGGCCTTGGCTACCTCGTACCCGTCCATCCCGGGCATCATCACGTCCAGAAGGATGAGGTCAATATCGAGGTTGAGCTTGCCTAAGGCCTCGAAACCGTCGCGCGCGGTCTCACACTCATAGCCCAGGCGGACCAGCATGTCAGTGAGTACCTCGCGGTTGGTTGGCTCATCGTCCACGATCAGGATGCGCGGTCTGCGATTCACGTCCGCACCTCTTTACTTTGACACCACCTGACATCCATGCCCTTCGCTGGCTGCCCTGCCCGCGAATTGGCCGCCGCGCTCACTTCGACGAAGCGGTCATGGCTTCAGCCCTGGACCCGTTGTGGAGAAGTCGTGCTACATGGGTAGCCAGAGCGGTGGCGGCGTTGCCGTCTGCCGTCCCGGGCGAAAGATCCCGGATGATATGAGCCAGGCGACTCAACTCCTGCTGTTCGGCCGCCTCCAGCTCCCGGTCCGCCAGGACGAAAAAGACAATGTCCTTCGTCTGAGGGTATCTCTTTAAGTAGCGTACCACGTTCTGGCCAGCCACTTTGGGTAAGGACAGGCTGATGACCATGGCGTCCGGGGCCTCTTTGGTGGCAAGCTGCAGAGCTTGCATCCCATCGTGCACCTTTACCACGGAGAAGCCTGCGCGCGCTAACGTCTCGGCAAGAAGCTCTGAGAACTCCGGATCTCCGTGCGCGACAAGCACGCGCTGGCCAAGACCCGTGCGGCTGGCCGTAAGCTGGGACAAGGTGCGCAGAAGTTGGCGGATGTCCACAGGTTTGTCCAGATGGGCCACGGCGCCCAGCTGACGCGACAGGGCGTGATTGTCGAGCACCGAAACAACAACCACCGGTATGGGCGCCGT
Above is a window of candidate division KSB1 bacterium DNA encoding:
- a CDS encoding transketolase, which codes for MTEGRIEAEFRRVSQHFDKWEVIKDMVDQLIDIMLNYRQSGHPGGSRSKVHALVALMLSGVMRYDLRHPEKRFGDRFILSAGHTIPLVYAMLAVLSDAMRVKFQQTGDPRYYIPPERIVLPEDLLLFRRNRGLPGHAEMAGKTLFLKFNTGPSGHGAPAAAGQALALRIAGVDQVKVVALEGEGGLTPGGVHETMNSAWGLGLHNLYFVIDWNDFGIDDHPISSVVPGTPVDWFGAHGWRVVGCDDGHDWSKLTRMILELFYGPNDRKVPNVGYMRTKKGRGYLKYDNHSHGAPHPINSEIFWETKRPFMEKYGVEFEGFGKPAPADPQELQAQERTNIERVMGVLRRDQELVDYIAETLASLGDSVPEEIGTYRLGDRSPWSDERLYDYRNYPPQLYLPPGKEAANRNALARWAAWVNYFGFKEYGRPLFIAASADLAESTNIAGFAKAWEDFPGFGWYDRDSNTFGALLPQEITEFANAGICVGMATVNFARDPYREFNGFYTACSTYGSFAYLKYGPMRLFSQLAQDCELKVGKVIWVAGHSGPETADDSRTHFGIFSPGVGQLFPKGKVVNVHPWEHNEVPVVLAAALRLDAPIIVLHLTRPPIRIPDREALGIPSHFEAARGAYLIRDYRPGLPRMGTVIVQGTSTTNNLLQILPELDRRGINVKIVAAISYELFMAQPEEYRRRILPEEDWLDSMVITNGALRLMHDWLSSKVAEQYSLSSDWDNRWRTGGTVEELCEEAHISPRWILAGIEKFAREREKRLGYLHTLLDRLR
- a CDS encoding response regulator; this translates as MNRRPRILIVDDEPTNREVLTDMLVRLGYECETARDGFEALGKLNLDIDLILLDVMMPGMDGYEVAKAVRNNAETRDIPIMMITALGSREDRLKAVEAGANDFLTKPIDTTELKVRTESLLKLKQAYDALREHERQLQETVAKRTAALRKALEEMARANRRTYQAYVDTLHRLALAAEYKDSQTSEHLRRVSLYSTILAAAAGLSPGDVEIIRHAAPMHDVGKIGIPDSILQKPGRLTPQEMETMRQHTVIGAKLLSGSPSRLLQVSAIVALTHHERWDGKGYPRGLAGDQIPVWGRICAIADVFDALTTERPYKEALSFEQALELMREGKGSQFDPHLLDLFESRFDRIVSVAQRTNEDPSSVREVRWHTDAEILKVAFDLR